In Ruminococcus sp. HUN007, a genomic segment contains:
- a CDS encoding deaminase, with amino-acid sequence MTRRDKINYYLDIAESVLKRGTCLRRNFGAIIVKNDEIISTGYVGAPRGRMNCSDLGYCMREKLNIPKGERYELCRSVHAESNAIISAPRNEMIGASIYLACHDARTDTLYGEVEPCSMCKRLIINAGITTVYVRTTEDTYKTIDVNSWIENDDSLTLKNGY; translated from the coding sequence ATGACAAGACGTGATAAAATAAACTACTACCTTGACATTGCCGAAAGTGTTCTCAAACGCGGCACCTGCCTCAGAAGAAATTTCGGTGCGATCATCGTCAAGAATGACGAAATAATCTCCACCGGTTATGTAGGAGCACCGAGAGGACGCATGAACTGTTCCGATCTTGGATACTGCATGCGTGAAAAACTGAACATTCCGAAGGGAGAACGCTATGAGCTCTGCCGTTCGGTACATGCTGAATCCAATGCGATCATATCGGCTCCGCGAAATGAAATGATCGGTGCATCTATCTATCTTGCCTGTCACGACGCAAGGACCGATACTCTTTACGGTGAGGTTGAACCGTGTTCAATGTGCAAGCGTCTTATAATAAATGCCGGAATCACAACGGTCTATGTAAGAACTACAGAAGACACATACAAAACGATCGATGTAAATTCATGGATTGAAAATGATGATTCACTCACCTTAAAAAACGGATATTGA